A genome region from Methanococcoides burtonii DSM 6242 includes the following:
- a CDS encoding (R)-citramalate synthase, translating to MALFENIRFLDTTLRDGEQTPGVALKTEEKVWIARKLDELGVDIIEAGSAITSEGEREAIRAVAAEGLDAEICSYCRIMQQDVDFALECDVDSIHLVAPVSDLHISVKLKKDREALKEMALSAVEYAKDHGLIVELSGEDASRADLDFLKDLYKSGVEVGADRVCFCDTVGLLVPERTTEIFKDLSSSIDVPVAVHCHNDFGLAVSNTVAALNAGAREAHMTINGIGERAGNAALEEVAMILEWLYKRETSIKTNELYKVSRLVSRLTGLAVAPNKSLVGGNAFTHEAGIHVHGLLADTSTYEPITPESIGRERQIVLGKHAGKSSVTLALKEQGLNVDDSQLNEIVSRVKELGDHGKRVTDADLQTIAETVLDIYRESKVKLEDLTVVSGNRATPTASVRLIVDGKEIVEAATGDGPVDAAFEGIRKAVSGVADIHLEEYHVDAITGGTDALVEVLVKLSKDGKMVTSRGARTDIIMASVEAVINGINQLIQD from the coding sequence ATTGCATTATTTGAAAATATCCGGTTTTTGGACACAACATTAAGAGACGGCGAACAGACACCTGGTGTCGCACTGAAAACAGAAGAGAAGGTATGGATAGCACGCAAGCTTGATGAGCTTGGAGTAGACATTATCGAAGCTGGTTCAGCAATTACTTCTGAAGGTGAGCGAGAGGCCATCCGTGCTGTAGCCGCAGAAGGACTGGACGCAGAGATCTGCAGCTATTGCCGTATCATGCAGCAGGATGTGGATTTCGCATTAGAATGTGATGTGGATTCAATTCACCTGGTGGCACCAGTATCTGACCTACATATTAGTGTGAAGCTGAAAAAAGACAGGGAAGCATTGAAAGAAATGGCATTAAGTGCCGTGGAATATGCAAAGGACCATGGTCTTATAGTGGAGCTTAGCGGAGAGGATGCTTCAAGGGCAGACTTAGACTTCCTGAAAGACCTGTACAAGTCCGGCGTTGAAGTAGGTGCTGACAGAGTGTGTTTCTGTGATACTGTAGGATTGCTTGTGCCTGAAAGAACAACCGAGATATTTAAAGATCTATCATCATCAATTGACGTGCCAGTAGCTGTTCACTGCCATAATGACTTTGGTCTTGCAGTCTCAAATACAGTAGCAGCGCTCAATGCAGGCGCAAGGGAAGCACATATGACCATAAACGGCATTGGCGAAAGAGCAGGGAACGCAGCACTTGAAGAGGTTGCCATGATCCTTGAATGGCTCTATAAGCGTGAGACCAGTATCAAGACCAATGAACTGTACAAGGTCTCAAGGCTGGTTAGTCGCCTTACAGGGCTTGCCGTTGCACCAAATAAGTCACTGGTCGGTGGAAATGCTTTCACCCATGAAGCAGGCATCCATGTTCACGGTTTGCTCGCAGACACTTCCACCTATGAGCCGATAACTCCGGAAAGTATCGGCCGTGAAAGACAGATAGTGCTTGGAAAACATGCAGGAAAGAGTTCAGTCACACTTGCACTGAAAGAACAGGGACTGAACGTGGATGATTCACAGCTCAATGAGATCGTCTCACGTGTGAAGGAATTAGGCGACCACGGAAAACGTGTTACAGATGCAGACCTCCAGACAATTGCGGAAACTGTGCTTGACATATACCGCGAGTCAAAGGTCAAATTAGAAGATTTAACTGTCGTATCCGGGAACAGAGCGACCCCAACTGCTTCTGTAAGACTGATAGTCGATGGGAAGGAAATCGTTGAAGCTGCTACCGGAGACGGACCTGTTGATGCAGCCTTTGAAGGGATTCGCAAAGCTGTCTCTGGTGTCGCTGACATCCATCTTGAAGAGTACCATGTCGATGCCATTACAGGTGGCACAGATGCACTCGTCGAAGTGCTGGTTAAACTTTCAAAGGATGGAAAAATGGTCACCTCAAGGGGTGCACGAACAGATATAATAATGGCATCTGTAGAAGCTGTTATAAACGGTATCAACCAGTTAATACAGGATTAA
- a CDS encoding M42 family metallopeptidase, with protein MELEKLLEKLSNAHGISGYENNVKQIMEDEIRPYVDETRTDKMGNLIATKKGDGPTVMLAAHMDEIGLMVQYIDDKGFLHFVMIGGWFDQTLHSQRVIVHGSNAQLTGVIGSKPPHVMKEEDRNKPVKAEDMFIDIGAKDKEDAMKMGVDVGTAISMDRDFATLANGLVTCKAFDNRAGVAMLIDAMKQISETKVNATIYAVGTVQEEVGLKGARTSAFGLNPDVAIAVDVTFPGDHPGISKNDSALEMGKGAVITVVDASGRGLIADKNVVKWLKETAEENDIPYQLNVGCGGTTDATAIHLTREGIPSSTISVPTRYIHSPVEVLSLEDLRSCADLIAKAVQNIDKYF; from the coding sequence ATGGAACTTGAGAAACTACTTGAAAAATTATCTAATGCACATGGAATATCAGGGTATGAGAATAACGTCAAACAGATAATGGAAGACGAGATCAGACCATACGTTGATGAGACCAGAACAGATAAGATGGGAAATCTCATCGCCACAAAAAAAGGTGATGGACCTACGGTCATGCTGGCAGCACACATGGATGAGATCGGCCTGATGGTGCAATATATTGATGACAAGGGATTCCTGCACTTTGTGATGATCGGCGGCTGGTTCGACCAGACACTACACAGCCAGAGAGTCATAGTCCACGGAAGCAATGCCCAGCTTACAGGTGTTATCGGCTCAAAGCCACCACATGTGATGAAAGAGGAAGACAGAAATAAACCGGTAAAGGCAGAGGACATGTTCATTGATATCGGGGCAAAGGACAAAGAAGATGCCATGAAGATGGGAGTGGATGTAGGAACCGCCATATCAATGGACAGGGATTTTGCAACCCTCGCCAACGGCCTGGTCACATGTAAAGCATTCGACAACAGGGCAGGAGTAGCAATGCTCATTGATGCCATGAAGCAGATATCCGAAACAAAAGTAAATGCGACCATATATGCCGTAGGGACAGTTCAGGAAGAGGTCGGGCTCAAAGGTGCACGCACATCTGCCTTCGGACTTAATCCGGATGTCGCCATTGCAGTAGATGTAACATTCCCCGGAGACCATCCCGGAATAAGCAAGAACGATTCTGCACTGGAAATGGGAAAAGGTGCCGTCATCACAGTCGTTGATGCATCCGGCAGAGGACTTATTGCGGACAAAAACGTAGTAAAATGGCTAAAAGAGACCGCTGAAGAGAACGACATACCATACCAGCTCAATGTAGGTTGTGGCGGAACGACCGATGCGACTGCGATACATCTCACAAGAGAAGGTATCCCCTCAAGCACAATTAGCGTACCTACAAGATACATCCACTCACCTGTGGAGGTCCTATCCCTTGAAGACCTGAGATCCTGTGCCGATCTCATAGCAAAAGCTGTTCAGAACATTGACAAGTATTTCTGA
- a CDS encoding PEF-CTERM sorting domain-containing protein, with translation MKSKILIYLLVAIIATAGTAMAYDGNLYNAAGTAAAPNPMIIQPGETVTLSYYMENMNPADLNKTFPYSYSVVVKSGTGSPSDIAVTVPASVIPTTNPYTDVGIITVTKDINAPMDTVYTIKVVAGDSSVEVDSASRTIEVPEFPTIALPVAAIIGLAFFLQRRKEE, from the coding sequence ATGAAAAGTAAAATATTAATATATCTATTAGTAGCAATTATTGCTACAGCTGGCACAGCAATGGCATATGATGGGAACCTTTATAACGCTGCAGGAACAGCTGCAGCACCAAACCCAATGATAATCCAGCCAGGAGAGACAGTAACGCTGAGTTATTACATGGAGAACATGAATCCTGCTGACCTGAATAAGACGTTCCCATACAGCTATTCAGTAGTTGTAAAATCAGGAACAGGGTCACCAAGTGATATTGCAGTAACAGTACCAGCAAGCGTGATACCAACAACAAATCCATATACTGACGTAGGCATTATAACCGTTACCAAGGATATAAATGCACCAATGGACACTGTATACACAATAAAGGTAGTTGCAGGCGACAGTTCAGTAGAAGTTGACTCTGCATCAAGAACAATCGAAGTACCGGAATTCCCAACAATCGCACTCCCTGTAGCAGCGATCATTGGTCTGGCATTCTTCCTTCAGCGCCGCAAAGAAGAGTAA
- a CDS encoding DUF1616 domain-containing protein, whose amino-acid sequence MFKSDKCLYTQDLIATVVFAMLAVIFILVPPLNETPLRIFFALPLIFFIPGYTFIAMMFPKKGDISNIERFTLSVGFSIAITVFDGFAVSLTQWLFRPNSISISLLLLTAIFALLAYIARRRHPEEDQFTFSVHGFIESIRSDDENIPKKDRIPPEIEKALIIALVGSIIIASGMLVYAKVTQEKEQFTALYILGPEGMAENYPTNASIENPLKVTVGIENYEKQDVDYILQMRLDGKVLQTLNITLSDEEKWEDELTYKPEQIRVGRSKLEYALFKEEISFNPYRSVHLWITHDYPVGYLQELAEEEEKGSPDNLQMLGNYDMEQNSSWIFKTTDTNINGAYLEGKGIYDSRAVVFKLPYERKLPFYNDQYYDISQNIISNKKGTVVLSLFVKDTYTQTIENNAETQLKQILINNILVWENGIGGDDDWQHVHLPVILNEGNNLITLRAMQKGNTDVHPVEIIWDEVTVLSISELSPYVTGDGLLEFDLPTSEMVPLPIRINTTDFEVEWNGTDIGSGIDHFYVEYSNDGVNWQAWLPESKETSAVFTGIEGKNYYFRTQAIDGAGNWEIAHTIPDTNTTVDLTEPEFDLEISPNPSNGPTLFVVKAEEPLAGIECLIAPDNENFQYQKSTVKMSSTDSYNWSGYYVASADNTYKLEMTATDLAYHQKTVLDYLTVDTSLEDLILEISEKETADNVKIIITSSAGLKENPTVKVVRDDKQILLTGPEIKDNTYTYQTRINSSIKDGKAYVYVTAYTVNSEKLTITDDFSIKRS is encoded by the coding sequence ATGTTCAAATCGGATAAATGCCTTTATACGCAGGATCTCATAGCAACTGTAGTTTTTGCAATGCTTGCAGTGATATTCATTCTTGTTCCGCCACTGAATGAAACACCGCTGCGAATATTTTTTGCCTTACCCCTGATATTTTTCATACCAGGTTACACATTTATCGCCATGATGTTCCCCAAAAAGGGAGACATCAGCAACATCGAGCGTTTTACGTTAAGTGTTGGTTTCAGCATTGCCATCACTGTATTTGATGGTTTTGCGGTGAGCCTCACGCAATGGCTCTTCCGCCCAAACTCAATATCAATATCATTACTTCTGCTAACAGCCATTTTTGCATTACTTGCGTATATTGCCAGACGAAGGCATCCGGAAGAAGACCAATTCACATTTTCAGTTCACGGTTTCATAGAATCGATCCGGTCAGATGATGAGAATATTCCAAAAAAAGACCGCATCCCGCCCGAGATCGAGAAAGCGCTGATAATAGCCCTTGTGGGGTCGATCATAATAGCATCAGGGATGCTCGTTTATGCAAAGGTCACACAAGAAAAAGAACAGTTTACCGCATTATACATACTCGGACCTGAAGGGATGGCTGAGAATTACCCCACGAACGCCTCAATTGAAAATCCCCTCAAAGTTACCGTTGGGATCGAGAACTATGAGAAACAGGATGTAGACTACATCCTTCAAATGCGGCTTGACGGTAAGGTTCTTCAGACTCTGAACATCACTTTATCTGATGAAGAAAAATGGGAAGATGAGCTGACATACAAACCTGAACAGATACGAGTTGGCAGGTCTAAACTTGAATATGCTCTTTTCAAAGAAGAGATATCATTTAATCCATATCGTTCCGTACATCTGTGGATCACACATGACTATCCAGTCGGATATTTGCAGGAACTGGCAGAAGAAGAGGAAAAAGGATCACCAGATAATCTTCAGATGCTCGGGAATTATGACATGGAGCAAAACAGCAGTTGGATCTTTAAGACCACTGATACGAATATCAATGGGGCATACCTTGAAGGAAAAGGAATATATGATTCCCGGGCAGTAGTTTTCAAGCTTCCATACGAAAGAAAATTACCATTCTATAATGACCAGTATTATGACATATCTCAAAATATCATATCCAATAAAAAAGGAACTGTTGTACTTTCCCTTTTTGTGAAAGATACGTACACCCAAACCATTGAAAACAATGCAGAGACCCAACTTAAACAAATATTGATCAACAATATTTTAGTATGGGAAAATGGGATTGGCGGAGATGATGATTGGCAACACGTCCATTTACCAGTTATATTGAACGAAGGAAACAATCTCATAACATTAAGAGCTATGCAGAAAGGTAATACTGACGTTCATCCTGTGGAAATAATATGGGACGAAGTAACAGTTCTTTCAATATCAGAACTTTCACCTTATGTCACAGGGGATGGACTTCTTGAGTTTGACCTCCCGACATCCGAAATGGTTCCATTGCCAATACGAATAAATACAACCGATTTTGAAGTTGAATGGAATGGCACCGACATTGGAAGTGGCATTGATCATTTTTATGTGGAATATAGTAATGACGGAGTTAACTGGCAGGCATGGTTACCCGAATCAAAAGAAACTTCCGCAGTATTCACAGGCATTGAAGGAAAGAATTATTATTTCCGAACCCAGGCGATCGATGGAGCAGGAAACTGGGAAATTGCCCATACCATACCTGATACGAACACCACAGTTGACCTCACTGAACCGGAATTTGATTTGGAGATCTCACCAAATCCTTCAAATGGACCAACATTATTTGTTGTAAAGGCGGAAGAACCATTAGCCGGAATTGAATGTCTGATAGCACCTGATAATGAGAATTTCCAGTATCAGAAGTCAACGGTAAAAATGAGTTCTACTGATTCATACAACTGGTCAGGCTATTATGTAGCAAGTGCTGACAACACATATAAGTTGGAAATGACTGCAACTGATCTTGCATATCATCAAAAAACAGTTCTGGACTATCTTACTGTCGACACATCCCTTGAAGATCTGATATTAGAGATCTCTGAAAAAGAAACTGCGGACAATGTGAAAATTATAATAACATCGTCTGCCGGCCTAAAGGAGAATCCGACTGTCAAAGTCGTAAGAGATGATAAACAGATATTGCTAACTGGACCAGAAATAAAAGATAATACTTACACATACCAGACCAGAATCAATAGCTCTATAAAAGATGGTAAAGCCTATGTTTATGTTACGGCTTATACAGTAAACTCTGAAAAGTTGACGATCACAGACGACTTTAGCATTAAACGCAGTTAA
- a CDS encoding M48 family metalloprotease, whose amino-acid sequence MKIIFLFALISIPAPVIAFLLLGPVGFVATLALFILLSYVLYSYSGKILLKWYKAKKVGSLENLAVKAGVVTPDMYMFDHHLPMIFTAGTRGKFDIAVSSGAMGLFDASELEVMLAREIGHILNNDVPMNTMVALFAGSLASVSTFALWGALLGGFGQDYDPAPRFIRFLGMGLVAVPSALIAQLALSPSREIMVDAVSVELTKEPKLLADTLEYMQKYVGHYPMSLNPGHAHLFPLNLLSMEEFYDMHLSLFNTHPDVDIRVKQIMSKVN is encoded by the coding sequence TTGAAGATAATCTTTCTTTTTGCATTGATCAGTATTCCTGCTCCTGTGATAGCGTTTTTGCTTCTAGGTCCGGTTGGCTTTGTAGCCACGCTTGCTTTGTTTATATTGCTAAGTTATGTTCTATACAGTTATAGTGGCAAGATATTGCTTAAATGGTACAAAGCTAAAAAGGTAGGTTCATTGGAAAACCTTGCAGTAAAGGCGGGTGTGGTCACGCCGGACATGTATATGTTCGATCACCATCTACCAATGATCTTCACAGCAGGAACAAGGGGGAAATTCGATATTGCTGTCTCGAGTGGCGCTATGGGTCTATTTGATGCATCGGAACTTGAAGTCATGCTTGCTCGTGAGATCGGGCATATTCTAAATAATGATGTTCCAATGAATACTATGGTTGCTTTATTTGCAGGTTCACTTGCTTCTGTATCCACTTTTGCATTATGGGGCGCCTTGTTGGGCGGATTTGGGCAGGATTATGACCCTGCACCAAGATTTATTCGCTTTCTTGGTATGGGACTTGTCGCAGTTCCTTCGGCTCTGATAGCACAACTTGCATTATCTCCTTCACGGGAAATAATGGTGGATGCTGTTTCTGTAGAACTTACGAAAGAACCGAAATTGCTTGCTGACACGCTGGAGTATATGCAGAAGTATGTTGGACACTACCCAATGTCACTTAATCCGGGACATGCACATCTATTTCCATTGAACTTGCTGTCTATGGAAGAATTCTATGATATGCATCTGTCACTTTTCAATACTCATCCTGATGTGGATATAAGGGTAAAACAAATTATGAGTAAGGTGAATTAA
- the artC gene encoding archaeosortase C, whose protein sequence is MIKSDKTLLFILLTLALFIGATIELSEGSTTIGVILLLAAVAAITQIRMSERKDIRASKFYILIGALIVFADLFYNFRAGSDLGTLDSMTFFFGASLVAYGTDRPQLRHLGEFGAYISGVFTVLYLIFYSLFGMLDIGFLHVFDHYLVLIPTVTIIQLFGIPVDVVGIETVYLAGVEDLTIIIGGPCSGLYSMFLLIGIVAGYSRMEKMKLGQTLNLLGFAIIVSYIANLVRVTILYLAAYYYGLEAMRVVHTHLGWIIFAIVAGAIMYIMDIKSRR, encoded by the coding sequence ATGATAAAAAGCGATAAAACTTTACTCTTCATCCTTTTGACACTTGCACTTTTCATAGGTGCCACCATAGAACTTAGTGAAGGGTCGACAACCATAGGCGTGATATTGCTTCTGGCTGCTGTTGCTGCGATCACACAGATACGAATGTCAGAAAGAAAGGACATTCGAGCTTCAAAATTTTATATACTAATTGGAGCACTGATCGTCTTTGCGGATCTGTTCTACAATTTCAGAGCAGGCAGCGATCTTGGCACTCTCGATTCAATGACCTTCTTCTTTGGAGCATCACTTGTAGCATATGGAACTGACAGACCACAACTTCGACACCTCGGAGAATTTGGTGCTTATATTTCAGGCGTATTCACCGTACTGTACCTGATCTTTTACTCCTTGTTCGGGATGTTGGACATTGGATTTCTCCATGTGTTCGATCACTATTTAGTATTGATACCAACAGTTACGATCATTCAGTTGTTCGGAATACCAGTTGATGTTGTAGGCATTGAAACGGTCTATCTCGCCGGAGTTGAAGATCTTACAATAATTATCGGAGGTCCATGCTCCGGACTTTATTCCATGTTCCTTCTGATCGGCATAGTCGCTGGCTACAGCCGAATGGAAAAAATGAAACTCGGTCAAACACTCAATCTACTTGGATTTGCAATAATTGTATCATACATTGCAAACCTTGTGCGTGTTACAATCCTTTACCTTGCAGCATATTACTACGGACTGGAAGCCATGCGGGTCGTCCACACACATCTGGGATGGATCATATTCGCCATCGTAGCAGGTGCGATCATGTACATTATGGATATAAAAAGCAGACGTTGA
- a CDS encoding lipid II:glycine glycyltransferase FemX, which produces MIEITDSLDPEVWDEFVYEHPHGNIFQTSSMANVYRQAKNYVPLSLAAIDPGNGEVLAILQASIISELSGIAGSFTGRSVIIGGPLVKDGKRGNEALSLLLKEYNSSVKSKVVYSQMRNIRDTSEIKETILSYGYEYDQHLDFLIDLDRDEAEIWSDISKSRRKGVNRAEKSGIIIQKVKNDAELQASYDLIHQTYLNVKMPVADFSLFKAIYDEFVPKDMADFFIALQNDIPVGARITLNYKDLVYDWYAGSLADVPYVDEALVWKILSENAGKYKVFDFGGAGHPDKPYGVREFKRRFGGEQVNYGRYKKVHGKVRGKMAEVGYGVYRGLK; this is translated from the coding sequence ATGATCGAGATAACTGATTCACTTGACCCTGAAGTATGGGATGAATTCGTCTATGAGCACCCTCATGGCAATATCTTCCAGACATCTTCTATGGCTAATGTTTACCGACAGGCTAAGAACTATGTCCCACTCTCATTAGCTGCGATTGATCCTGGTAATGGTGAAGTTCTGGCCATTTTACAGGCATCCATCATAAGTGAGCTGAGTGGTATTGCAGGAAGCTTTACCGGCAGGAGTGTCATTATAGGTGGTCCCCTTGTGAAGGATGGGAAAAGGGGAAATGAAGCATTGTCTCTTTTACTGAAAGAGTACAATAGTTCAGTCAAAAGCAAAGTGGTCTATTCGCAGATGAGGAATATAAGGGATACATCTGAGATCAAAGAGACTATTTTGTCATACGGATATGAGTATGATCAACATCTGGATTTCCTTATTGATCTGGACCGGGACGAAGCAGAGATATGGTCTGATATAAGTAAATCCCGCCGGAAAGGTGTCAATCGCGCAGAAAAGTCCGGTATCATCATCCAAAAAGTAAAAAATGATGCCGAACTGCAAGCGTCTTATGATCTGATCCATCAAACTTATCTAAATGTGAAAATGCCGGTTGCTGATTTTTCACTTTTCAAAGCAATCTATGATGAGTTCGTTCCAAAGGATATGGCTGACTTCTTCATTGCCCTGCAGAACGATATCCCTGTAGGTGCACGTATAACTCTTAATTACAAAGACCTTGTATATGATTGGTATGCAGGCTCATTGGCAGATGTCCCTTATGTAGATGAAGCACTTGTATGGAAGATACTGAGTGAGAACGCTGGTAAATATAAAGTGTTCGATTTCGGTGGTGCCGGTCATCCTGATAAGCCGTATGGTGTCAGGGAATTTAAGAGGCGCTTTGGTGGGGAACAGGTGAATTATGGTAGGTATAAGAAGGTGCATGGGAAAGTTAGGGGTAAGATGGCTGAGGTTGGATATGGAGTTTATAGGGGATTGAAGTGA
- a CDS encoding DUF354 domain-containing protein, which produces MKILLDIGHPKDFNVFKNVIISLEEMGHTVKIFVRAKESTKRMLDDAGFEYDVCPYYKSMAGKALGIFANDLRLYKIARKFKPDVFISPGSPYSAHVSTLMRRPHLAFSDTEIAGLVTMLTLPFTDKIYTSTSFYLDLGPKQERFKGYYELAYLHPKYFKPNKNILDKYGLEEGYILLRLSALASHHDLHASGFNFETEDDLKDYISSLEKYGKVIISSEKSDWNTIKDYQLEFDPDDLHDLIDCASICLSEGATMASEAAVLGIPSIYVSNTERGYLNELEMEYGLVYNIPDREKALKKAISLLNEVSTKDIWRLKKENMLENTDDIVEFIIEKTLSHVSSPN; this is translated from the coding sequence ATGAAGATACTTCTTGATATAGGTCATCCCAAAGATTTTAATGTCTTTAAAAATGTCATTATTTCACTTGAAGAGATGGGTCATACAGTTAAGATTTTTGTGCGTGCAAAAGAAAGCACTAAAAGAATGCTTGATGATGCAGGATTTGAGTATGATGTATGCCCTTATTATAAAAGTATGGCTGGAAAAGCATTAGGAATTTTTGCTAACGATCTTCGCCTTTATAAAATTGCTAGAAAGTTCAAGCCAGATGTATTTATCAGTCCTGGATCCCCATATTCTGCTCATGTAAGTACTTTAATGAGGAGACCCCATTTGGCATTTTCTGATACTGAAATTGCCGGTCTTGTCACTATGTTGACATTACCTTTTACAGATAAGATATACACTTCAACATCATTTTATCTTGACCTTGGTCCTAAGCAGGAACGCTTTAAAGGTTATTATGAGTTGGCTTATCTCCATCCAAAGTACTTCAAACCCAATAAAAATATTTTAGATAAATATGGTCTGGAAGAAGGCTACATTCTATTAAGATTATCTGCACTTGCTTCTCATCATGATCTTCATGCAAGTGGCTTTAACTTTGAGACTGAGGATGATCTAAAGGATTATATTTCTTCTTTAGAGAAATATGGTAAAGTAATTATTTCTTCTGAAAAGTCGGATTGGAATACAATTAAAGATTACCAGCTAGAATTCGATCCGGATGATCTGCATGATCTTATCGATTGCGCATCCATCTGTTTGAGTGAAGGTGCCACAATGGCTTCAGAAGCTGCAGTGCTAGGAATTCCTTCGATATATGTTTCAAATACTGAAAGAGGGTACTTGAATGAATTAGAGATGGAGTATGGCCTTGTTTATAATATTCCTGATCGGGAAAAAGCTTTGAAAAAAGCAATAAGTTTGTTAAATGAAGTATCTACTAAAGATATTTGGAGACTTAAAAAAGAGAATATGCTCGAGAATACTGATGATATAGTTGAATTTATTATAGAAAAAACCTTATCTCATGTTTCATCTCCAAATTAA
- a CDS encoding acyltransferase codes for MIVRKFKKKILKYFAKNLPSYKLRIRMYKSCGYSIGKQVYIAEGLTIAEKLEDSDNLRIDDRVAIGPNVILVTSSDPNFSKIWDSVKIQRGKIIINSDAWIGAGAIILPDITIGEGAIVGAGAVVTKDVEAFTKVAGVPAKIIGLISLK; via the coding sequence ATGATAGTACGCAAATTTAAAAAAAAAATACTGAAATATTTTGCAAAAAATCTCCCTTCTTATAAATTAAGAATTCGGATGTACAAAAGTTGTGGCTATTCAATTGGTAAACAGGTATACATTGCAGAAGGTTTAACAATTGCTGAAAAGTTAGAAGATTCGGATAATCTTCGTATTGATGACAGGGTTGCAATTGGGCCCAATGTTATTTTGGTCACTTCATCTGATCCAAATTTTTCAAAAATTTGGGATTCTGTAAAAATTCAACGAGGTAAAATTATTATTAATAGTGATGCATGGATTGGGGCAGGTGCAATAATCTTGCCTGATATTACAATTGGAGAAGGAGCTATTGTTGGTGCTGGTGCTGTTGTGACTAAAGATGTTGAAGCATTTACTAAAGTTGCTGGGGTTCCGGCAAAAATAATTGGTTTAATATCTTTGAAATAA
- a CDS encoding glycosyltransferase family 2 protein: MNSNYIVVTPCKNEEANLPHLAQSIIKNTIHPVLWVIYNDGSTDSTGDVISNLEGSHAWIKGLEGAISKRDLGFHYSDIVEYAIRYAINKCDNNNIDFEYIGLIDADMILDLDFFEKMLIRFENNPKIGICSGTVAYLNNGIKVLEKGRSNHPLGGLRMWSKKCYYDTGGFPKSYSADSVSNVSAMLHGWETKKYDDVVGVQTRRTSSAEGLWKGYGVKGTSDYFRDYHPIYVLFKFLKYSLSYPFYTGVAYLSGYINGIACVKNKLDNPEIRSYYRNKHIEVMRYYFEKFKNS, encoded by the coding sequence ATGAACTCTAATTATATTGTTGTAACTCCGTGCAAAAATGAAGAAGCAAATTTGCCACATCTTGCACAATCTATAATTAAAAATACAATTCATCCAGTTCTATGGGTAATTTATAATGATGGGAGTACTGACTCGACAGGAGATGTTATTTCCAATTTAGAAGGATCGCATGCATGGATAAAAGGGCTTGAAGGTGCAATTTCAAAACGTGATCTTGGATTCCATTATTCTGATATAGTTGAATATGCGATTCGATATGCTATCAATAAATGCGACAACAATAATATAGACTTTGAATATATCGGTTTAATTGATGCAGATATGATATTGGATCTGGATTTTTTTGAAAAAATGTTAATTAGATTTGAAAACAATCCTAAAATTGGAATATGTAGTGGAACGGTAGCTTATCTTAATAATGGCATAAAAGTTCTTGAGAAAGGTCGGTCCAATCATCCACTTGGTGGATTGCGTATGTGGAGCAAAAAATGCTATTATGACACTGGTGGCTTCCCGAAAAGTTACTCTGCAGATTCGGTATCAAATGTATCAGCGATGTTGCATGGGTGGGAAACCAAGAAATATGATGATGTTGTTGGGGTTCAGACCAGAAGAACAAGTAGTGCAGAAGGTCTTTGGAAAGGCTATGGAGTAAAAGGAACATCTGATTATTTCAGGGATTATCATCCAATTTATGTCCTGTTCAAGTTTTTGAAGTATTCTCTTAGCTATCCCTTTTATACTGGAGTTGCTTATTTGTCTGGGTACATTAATGGAATTGCTTGCGTTAAGAATAAATTGGATAATCCTGAAATCAGATCATATTATAGGAATAAGCATATTGAGGTCATGAGGTATTATTTTGAAAAATTTAAAAATAGCTAA